Proteins found in one Kluyveromyces marxianus DMKU3-1042 DNA, complete genome, chromosome 2 genomic segment:
- the ARG2 gene encoding acetyl-CoA:L-glutamate N-acetyltransferase, whose protein sequence is MRPRILGSLLSRLVRPLHTDVGYHQPNSHGRNLVMSVLNSTVTKREAKDYLNKYADESSLHYCLVFLKHLSDYSDPIVESFTRTIVRIQNLGLRPILVLDPKCRDISYQSQRLDNILHQLSLNSIIVSDPITIDSQGVSEVNIPVLSPHIIPIIEPYQYHEKKALKLLTKDPSQFLSSIVKKLTVNIDKIFLISKYGGLPSAERDTNSHVFVNLSQEYTELKRNYEKQFENFKVLDKDLDEKTLVQSLELHLNKNKILSDNDQLLSHMEDLEIMNNTLSVLPHSSTGLITTLNAASKHSDNNPLVYNILTDRSLISSSLPRFKRTNTDISRSWYELPPSTGDEEIVTTKNDSILVTTVLKKGIDVQILDYRTLTPENSIGLPDSLVNSEVKTDQIEIGPKVNLLKLKEIIDLSFKRSLDLEHYLKRINGNIASIIVIGDYDGIAILTYEGPKGNKFVYLDKFGVTPKLKGSLGISDIIFNLMFRKYPKELIWRSRSNNVVNKWYFQRSTGVLPLSLKLESGDQKESIFKLFYYGSPDIESFHNLERLRCYAKYVRDIKPSWHK, encoded by the coding sequence atgaGACCTCGTATACTTGGCAGTCTGTTGAGCAGATTGGTAAGACCATTGCATACCGATGTTGGATATCACCAGCCCAATTCACATGGGAGGAATTTGGTAATGAGCGTTTTGAATTCAACGGTAACCAAAAGAGAAGCCAAGGATTACTTGAACAAGTATGCTGATGAAAGCAGTTTGCATTATTGTTTAGTGTTTTTGAAACACTTGTCTGATTATTCGGATCCTATAGTTGAATCCTTCACCAGAACTATCGtaagaattcaaaatttaGGGTTGCGACCAATTTTGGTGCTTGATCCTAAATGCCGGGACATTTCATACCAGAGCCAACGTTTGGACAATATCCTACACCAACTCAGTTTGAACTCAATTATAGTCTCTGATCCAATTACAATTGATTCACAAGGAGTGAGTGAAGTTAATATACCAGTATTAAGCCCTCATATTATTCCCATAATTGAGCCATATCAGTACCacgaaaagaaagcatTAAAACTCTTAACAAAAGATCCATCGCAGTTCCTATCTTCAATCGTAAAAAAATTAACAGTCAACATCGATAAAATATTCTTAATAAGCAAATACGGCGGATTACCATCTGCTGAAAGAGATACCAATAGTCATGTGTTTGTAAACTTATCTCAAGAGTACACCGAACTAAAGCGCAACTATGAGAAGCAATTCGAAAATTTTAAAGTATTGGATAAAGACTTAGATGAGAAAACTTTGGTTCAGTCTCTGGAACTACATCTTAACAAGAATAAAATCCTTAGCGATAACGACCAGCTTTTGAGCCACATGGAAGATTTGGAAATTATGAATAATACTCTATCAGTTTTACCCCACTCGTCAACAGGACTAATTACTACATTAAATGCCGCTTCAAAGCATTCGGACAACAATCCATTGGTATATAATATCCTAACTGATCGCTCATTGATCTCTTCCTCTTTACCCCGATTCAAAAGAACGAACACTGATATCTCTAGAAGTTGGTACGAATTACCACCATCAACaggtgatgaagaaatagTAACTACAAAAAATGACTCGATTCTAGTTACTACCGTGTTAAAAAAGGGGATAGATGTACAAATTCTGGACTATCGGACTTTGACTCCGGAAAACTCAATTGGGCTTCCTGATTCTCTGGTTAACTCTGAAGTAAAAACTGATCAAATAGAAATTGGACCGAAGGTTAATCTTTTGAAATTAAAGGAAATTATAGATCTTAGCTTTAAAAGGTCTTTAGATCTAGAACACTACTTAAAAAGAATCAATGGAAATATCGCTAGTATTATAGTGATTGGTGACTATGATGGGATTGCCATATTGACTTATGAAGGCCCCAAGGGAAATAAGTTTGTTTACTTAGATAAGTTCGGAGTTACGCCAAAACTCAAAGGATCCCTTGGGATATctgatattatttttaatcTAATGTTCCGCAAATATCCCAAAGAATTAATATGGAGATCCAGAAGCAATAATGTCGTGAATAAATGGtattttcaaagaagtacTGGTGTACTTCCTTTGTCTTTAAAATTGGAAAGCGGAGATCAAAAGGAGAGCATATTTAAACTATTTTATTACGGAAGCCCTGATATTGAATCTTTCCATAATTTGGAACGCCTCCGATGCTACGCAAAATACGTTAGAGATATTAAACCTAGTTGGCATAAATGA
- the PSF2 gene encoding DNA replication protein PSF2 encodes MSLPKNLQVGFSPQEIQFLIENEPIRIMPRITTRKTKKQQSTDLGSQWSLLTCDDTAVNNMVVMNSCEVTIWLALLLKQQGKCNIIVPSWLTLQQLDKYLEYELKNTSRFSNLPWNWLVLSTLLFSRCSDDFKDPVHLLRSKIQDLREVRLGKVNKGLQYLNESHLQLENLSLMEINEMRPYACGIMDKLRTIHDASNDTS; translated from the coding sequence ATGTCTCTTCCAAAAAATTTACAGGTAGGCTTCTCTCCTCAGGAGATTCAGTTTCTCATAGAGAATGAGCCTATACGTATTATGCCTAGAATTACAACTAGAAAGAcgaaaaaacaacaatcaACAGACTTAGGTAGTCAATGGTCCCTACTAACATGTGATGACACGGCAGTTAATAATATGGTTGTAATGAATAGTTGTGAAGTTACTATATGGCTAGCACTACTACTCAAACAGCAGGGAAAATGTAATATAATAGTTCCCAGTTGGCTCACGCTACAGCAATTGGATAAGTACCTTGAATACGAGCTGAAAAATACATCAAGATTTTCAAACTTGCCATGGAACTGGCTTGTGCTGTCAACGTTGCTGTTTTCAAGGTGTAGTGACGATTTTAAAGACCCTGTTCATTTGTTACGATCTAAAATTCAGGACTTGAGAGAAGTTCGTTTGGGCAAAGTCAACAAGGGGTTACAGTATCTTAACGAGTCGCATCTTCAGCTAGAGAATCTGTCTCTGATGGAAATTAACGAAATGCGTCCATATGCATGCGGGATCATGGATAAACTAAGAACGATTCATGACGCTAGTAACGACACGTCGTGA
- the APE3 gene encoding aminopeptidase Y → MKISAILSSFAAISAVGASVVPIHIQDVFVAEDVADFENELRLFTEESESYISTWPHLPYFLKPGVESEKLQDSITVEKLNETAWDFYRLANTSFKEYGHPTRVIGSKGHKKTIHYILSQLYQHRDYYDISIQDFPALTGKINSFNLSFVDGGNVPTAQPFELTPPVKGFVGKLIQVPNLGCEDVDYKSLVIPKNSIALIERGQCPFGEKSKLAGKHGFKAALIYDNDPTSKDGIRGTLEKPTKHTVATVGVSYKQGKKLIEAIELHLGEYSLFFEVDSFVKSIKTKNIIADTKHGDPENIVALGAHSDSVEAGPGINDDGSGSISLLTVAKELTHYKINNKVRFAWWAAEEEGLLGSTYYADHLTPEENAKVRLFMDYDMMASPNYEYEVYDANNKDHPAGSEELKNLYIDYYKSKNLNYTLVPFDGRSDYVGFINNGIPAGGIATGAEGINHENGKPFDKCYHSLCDDVSNLAFDAFVINTKLIAHSVATYAKSLDGFPKRTFSNSTVPLFPK, encoded by the coding sequence atgaaaatatCTGCTATCTTAAGCTCATTTGCAGCTATTAGTGCTGTTGGTGCTTCGGTAGTTCCAATTCATATCCAAGATGTTTTTGTAGCTGAAGATGTGGctgattttgaaaatgaattgAGGTTATTTACCGAAGAATCAGAGTCTTACATTTCAACTTGGCCCCATTTGCCGTACTTCTTGAAACCTGGTGTTGAGTCAGAAAAGCTCCAAGATTCAATCACTGTTGAAAAACTAAACGAAACCGCATGGGACTTCTATAGGTTGGCTAATACGTCATTTAAGGAATATGGTCATCCTACGAGAGTGATTGGGTCCAAGGGTCATAAAAAGACTATCCATTATATCTTGTCTCAATTGTATCAACATAGAGATTACTATGATATATCTATCCAAGACTTTCCTGCACTTACAGGAAAGATTAACTCTTTCAAcctttcttttgttgatggTGGTAATGTCCCAACTGCCCAACCATTTGAACTTACTCCCCCTGTCAAAGGTTTCGTAGGTAAATTAATTCAGGTTCCTAACTTAGGCTGTGAAGATGTCGACTACAAGTCGCTAGTAATCCCAAAAAACAGTATTGCATTAATTGAGAGGGGACAATGTCCCTTTGGTGAAAAAAGCAAACTAGCTGGGAAACACGGTTTCAAAGCTGCTCTAATCTATGACAACGACCCAACTTCTAAGGACGGTATTAGAGGTACATTAGAAAAACCTACGAAACATACTGTCGCTACCGTAGGGGTGTCATATAAGCAAGGTAAAAAATTAATTGAGGCTATTGAGCTACATTTAGGAGAATACTCCTTGTTTTTCGAAGTTGATTCTTTTGTCAAGAGcatcaaaaccaaaaatatcattgCTGATACAAAACACGGTGACCCAGAAAATATTGTGGCTCTGGGTGCTCATTCTGACTCGGTTGAAGCGGGCCCAGGTATAAATGACGATGGATCTGGATCAATTTCCTTGTTAACTGTTGCTAAAGAGTTGACACACTAcaagatcaacaacaaagttAGATTTGCTTGGTGGGCAGCTGAAGAGGAAGGATTACTGGGCTCAACATATTATGCAGATCATTTGACTCCtgaagaaaatgcaaaAGTCAGATTATTCATGGACTATGATATGATGGCATCTCCAAATTACGAATATGAAGTTTACGATGCTAACAATAAAGACCACCCAGCAGGTTCTGAAGAGCTCAAAAACCTTTATATTGATTACTATAAATCGAAAAATCTGAACTACACCTTGGTACCATTCGATGGCAGATCTGATTATGTTGGCTTTATTAATAACGGAATTCCAGCAGGAGGGATAGCAACAGGAGCAGAAGGTATTAATCATGAAAACGGTAAACCATTCGATAAATGTTACCACTCGTTGTGTGATGATGTTTCTAACTTAGCCTTTGATGCCTTCGTGATTAACACTAAACTAATTGCTCATTCTGTTGCTACTTACGCCAAATCCTTAGATGGATTCCCAAAAAGAACCTTTTCAAACAGTACTGTTCCCTTATTCCCAAAATAG
- the JEM1 gene encoding Jem1p — protein sequence MAYWTAFTTFCIFILTGVVTGADHQSICDITRVTDIIDSQKFSRDSIDDYQSLLPQISTYCHGKEWDQIINKINYNLGIIYLSIGQDHQAMKSFREVLLSNNTAYEDLSLERLNELYKKYGEWDKVKEGESKLMQERFHQLIESITTHIGNAESSKLLNEQFEEAFKISPYAFKLRVLYNDFLLDQLADIIDLNVAHKAVENLQTLLDKFGNKIELNNRLALYDELATMQLFILNTQSQVTLRKCLNLDMDYQPCKYLMKVWNQISKNLPPPSKMIDIEDYMSYTTDWSRATNFLLDNKRSVIAKYGNNLKNYEILVKYHDEKIKQILESRPLSNKTWHYDSVDTHTDFLIYLNVVICEALDMQSSSKKASKYCYNAMKESLTPGEIEKLKAYFKKFESPNTLKELLTALYDTYPHLSINLLHSVSQKLTSLERKKSDINTVDHWAVLVKFVQDHKLSESPLNFIKNLANSVVRTYNSIQNHQKQQQQRIFEQMFGNQQQQQFHQYQQHQRQQQFVEPNIKTDKDYYKILGIEKGATTKDIRRSYLQLTKKFHPDKQKKMNQEEREKNEAKMAEINEAYEILSDEDKRKKYDDAKSSRGNVYGNQGFRSHGGHGGFNNFGKTGRFQRKKPNH from the coding sequence ATGGCATATTGGACAGCATTTACCACATTTTGTATCTTTATCCTAACTGGTGTTGTTACTGGAGCCGACCATCAATCAATATGTGATATTACTCGGGTAACAGATATCATAGACTCCCAAAAGTTCAGCCGTGATTCTATTGATGACTACCAATCATTATTGCCGCAAATATCAACTTATTGTCATGGTAAGGAATGGGATCAAATAATTAATAAGATCAATTATAATCTCGGAATTATATATCTCTCAATTGGGCAGGACCATCAAGCAATGAAGTCATTTAGAGAAGTGTTGCTTTCTAATAACACGGCATATGAAGATTTATCCCTGGAAAGATTGAACGAGCTATATAAGAAATATGGGGAGTGGGATAAAGTGAAAGAAGGTGAATCAAAGCTGATGCAAGAGAGATTCCACCAATTAATCGAATCAATAACAACACATATAGGAAATGCAGAATCGTCAAAGTTGTTAAACGAAcaatttgaagaagcattTAAAATCTCACCGTATGCATTTAAACTTCGAGTTTTATACAATGATTTTCTCTTGGATCAATTGGCTGATATCATTGATTTGAATGTTGCGCATAAAGCTGTAGAAAACCTTCAAACACTTTTGGATAAATTCggaaataaaatagaacTAAACAATAGACTTGCATTGTATGACGAATTAGCTACTATGCAACTATTCATATTGAATACTCAATCCCAGGTAACCTTAAGAAAATGCCTAAATCTTGATATGGATTATCAACCTTGCAAATATCTCATGAAGGTCTGGAACCAAATCTCTAAAAATCTTCCTCCTCCATCAAAAATGATCGATATAGAGGATTATATGTCATACACTACAGATTGGAGTAGAGCAACTAACTTTTTGTTGGATAACAAGAGGTCAGTTATTGCAAAGTATGGAAACAACTTGAAAAACTACGAAATTCTCGTCAAGTATCATGAtgaaaaaatcaaacaaatattgGAATCCCGTCCTTTAAGCAATAAAACTTGGCATTACGACTCCGTAGACACACATACagatttcttgatatatCTTAATGTTGTTATATGTGAAGCTTTAGATATGCAGTCGTCTTCAAAGAAAGCatcaaaatattgttatAATGCCATGAAGGAAAGTTTGACTCCAGGAGAAATAGAGAAGCTAAAAGCATACTTTAAGAAATTTGAATCGCCCAATACACTAAAAGAACTATTAACAGCATTGTATGATACGTACCCTCACCTATCGATAAATTTACTGCATTCAGTTAGTCAAAAGTTGACGTCGTtagaaaggaaaaagtCAGATATTAATACTGTGGATCATTGGGCAGTACTAGTCAAATTTGTACAAGATCATAAGCTATCAGAGTCTCCATTAAACTTCATTAAAAACTTAGCAAACTCTGTTGTTAGGACTTATAATAGTattcaaaatcatcaaaaacaacaacagcaaagaatttttgaacaaatgTTCGgaaaccaacaacaacaacaattccatcaataccaacaacaccagAGACAACAGCAATTTGTTGAGCCCAACATAAAAACTGATAAAGATTATTACAAAATACTTGGTATAGAGAAGGGTGCCACAACAAAGGACATTAGACGTTCGTATTTGCAGTTAACTAAAAAATTCCATCCTgacaaacaaaagaaaatgaatcaagaggaaagagagaaaaacGAAGCGAAAATGGCCGAGATCAATGAAGCATATGAAATCCTAAGCGATGAAGATAAACGCAAAAAATATGACGATGCAAAATCTTCCAGAGGAAATGTATACGGAAATCAAGGATTCCGTAGCCATGGTGGCCATGGCGGCTTCAATAATTTTGGTAAAACAGGGAGATTTCAGAGGAAAAAGCCCAACCACTGA